CTTAAAAAATATCAACGGCGCCGAAGCCCCTGATTATCAAGCTCGCGGCCTACCTGTTGAACCGACTAATCGCCCTTTCACCTCAGTTGATGAAATGGAATTTGTCATGGGCATAGAAGAACTCAACGCCTACAATCCAAACTGGAAAGAGGCCTTTACCGTTTTCGGGGACGGAAAAATAGACGTCAACGAAGCCCCCGCAGATGTTCTCGCCCTTATCTTTGATCTTCCGCAAGAACAAATCGACTCCTTCATCCGTCTCCGCCTAGGCCCAGACCAGACGCCCCACACCAAAGATGACCTTCGCTTCAACAACATAGAAGAACTCAAATCCGTCCTCTACATCCCGACTAATCCACCACAAAAATATCAGCAAATACTCAATCGCATCACCTTCAACTCCACAGTCTGGCGCATCGAGAGCGAAGGAATCGTCAACAACAACTCCAAACGAATCCTCCTCATCGCACAACGCGAACAGCGCCCGCCCGTATGGCTAGCCTGGAAAGAATGGCCGATATCAAAACGTTAACTCACACCACACCCACACCCTCACTCCTGTTTGCCAAAACAAAATCTTACCACTATAAGCGGTAGAAACTAATCCCCAGTCCTCTTCCCTCACCCATGGCAGCCCAAAAAACAAAGAAACACAACCTCGATCACCTAGTCTTGCTGCCAGGTGAAGAAATGTGGGAACTATGGCATTTCCAATCTCCTGTGCCCTCCTTCATCGAAGCTCACAACGATATACACACACTCGCCCCACGCGCACAAGTTCTCGCCCTACCCTCACGCTATGTCTTCTCCATCCCGATCTGGCTTACCACTACAGATGATACCCTCATCAAAGATCTCCTCACTGTCCAACTCGAAAAAAGAGGTTTCCGCAATCGCCCCAACCACGAATTAATATGGCAATATCAAATAGTTGATAAACGTGAGTCCCAAACCCTAATCCTCGCTTACGTCCTCCCCACCCACCTTCCAGCCCCCTTCACATCATATACCGATATCACCTACTACCCCCCACTAGCCTCGTTATACACACTAGCTCCATCTAGCATGACCCTCTGGAAAGAGCTTGGCCGCTGGTGTGTTGCCGTTAGTCCACAAGGCAACCTCGGCTACTTCCAGGACCTCGGCGAAACACACCTCACCCCGCAAGCAGTCACCCAGCTCCTCATGCTTCGTCATCAGCTCTACGCTGAAGACATCCTCCCTGATCTCCAACTCATACAAATCTATGGGCTCGCTCAACAAGACGAGCTCGACGCCCTTGGCCTTTCCTTCGATGCCTCAATCCAGATGCTTCCCCGGCCAGCGCCCCTCTGGCATCCCAATCAATCAATCTCCCTCACCCCACAGCCCATCCGCATCGCCCTCCAACAGCGTGCCAAGCGCCGCCAGACACTCTTCTACCTCCAAGTCGCAGCCGTTCTTTATCTTATCTTTCTCTCCGTCACGACCATCTACTACGCCATCATCTCTATTCGATCCCACCACTATAAAGCAATACAAAAAACAAAAGATCCGATAGTAAAAAAAATCCAAAGCACCGCCCAAAAATGGCGCGCTCTCGAGCCAGCCATCTCACCAGACTATTACCCATTCGAGCTCCTATGGCGTGCCTCCAAAGCCCTCCCAGAAGATGGCGTCCGCTGGACACTTTTTGAACTTCAAGACAAAAAAATAGTCATCACAGGCGAAGCCAAAAACGCCCCCGCAGCCTCCAAATATCTCGATGACCTCAAGCAAAGTCCAGAACTGCGCGACTTCACTTGGACGATGCCTCCTCCCCGCCTACTGCCCAATGACAGCGCCCAATTCCAAATAGAAGGCCTACGCCATGCGTCTCCTTAATCGTCCACTCACCCCATCCGAAAAACGACTCACCATCATCCTCGCCATCGTCCTTCTCTTCATTGGCAACTACTACCTCATCGCTTATCTCTTTACCCAAATCAAAAAACAACACCGCATCATCGCAGATATCAAATCTCAAGAACAGCTCACAGCGCTATGGCTCGAAGAAAAAGACCTCTGGCAACAACGACAACAATGGCTCGATAAACACCAACCCACCC
This genomic stretch from Candidatus Methylacidiphilales bacterium harbors:
- a CDS encoding general secretion pathway protein GspK — its product is MKSFLSFRPYKTTRSGVALLLVIWAVAIMSITVLGIVRLIEFNLDDESSRNIEFRARQLAESGLSVGLHPDIKPGDPLLQQTFGPNESFTVTIQAETSKININKVLLEQAATAEEQFSQSNILVDLFASWEVPAMTALSIIACLKDWVDSDSLKNINGAEAPDYQARGLPVEPTNRPFTSVDEMEFVMGIEELNAYNPNWKEAFTVFGDGKIDVNEAPADVLALIFDLPQEQIDSFIRLRLGPDQTPHTKDDLRFNNIEELKSVLYIPTNPPQKYQQILNRITFNSTVWRIESEGIVNNNSKRILLIAQREQRPPVWLAWKEWPISKR
- a CDS encoding PilN domain-containing protein; its protein translation is MAAQKTKKHNLDHLVLLPGEEMWELWHFQSPVPSFIEAHNDIHTLAPRAQVLALPSRYVFSIPIWLTTTDDTLIKDLLTVQLEKRGFRNRPNHELIWQYQIVDKRESQTLILAYVLPTHLPAPFTSYTDITYYPPLASLYTLAPSSMTLWKELGRWCVAVSPQGNLGYFQDLGETHLTPQAVTQLLMLRHQLYAEDILPDLQLIQIYGLAQQDELDALGLSFDASIQMLPRPAPLWHPNQSISLTPQPIRIALQQRAKRRQTLFYLQVAAVLYLIFLSVTTIYYAIISIRSHHYKAIQKTKDPIVKKIQSTAQKWRALEPAISPDYYPFELLWRASKALPEDGVRWTLFELQDKKIVITGEAKNAPAASKYLDDLKQSPELRDFTWTMPPPRLLPNDSAQFQIEGLRHASP